A region of the Vigna unguiculata cultivar IT97K-499-35 chromosome 9, ASM411807v1, whole genome shotgun sequence genome:
aaacatatattttgaaaagctCTAATACCAAGGACAACACATAAGCGCTAGGTCACTGATGCAGACCGCcgcaaacaaataatataaagatagaaaaaaactAGGTAAAGGTGGAATGGATACGGTAATAGTATTATTTATCGCTGAAATCggcaaaaaagaagaagatgtaCTAGAAAGGATACGTCTTTCTAATACCCCAGAGCACTGCTCCTTACAGAGTAGCGTAACAACTACTCGGTCCAACCATAACACGTTCCTCCCCTCCCTCTACTCTCGTACCTCCTTAATAAAAGGGATTCTATTCTCTCTCTATAACTAATTCTTTTTGCCaactcatttttttccttttcttttgtaaaCAATCCACTCTTTGGGCTTTGTGGTTGCTTCTTGGACAATCCTTTCTTACGGCCCAATGCTTACTACTCAATCCCCATCATTGCCCCCTCCATTAATAGTAATCTTGTCCTCAAGATTCAAATGAGGAAATTGGCTACGTATGACCACAACATCTTCCCAAGTGGCTTCTTCAATTGGTTTTGCAGCCCACTGTATCAACCACTGTTTTACTTGTTCACCCTTTTTAACCACTACTCGCGAAGCCAACACTGTGATTGGAACCCATGTGTCAACACAATCCCCTCCCAAGCCTGTAGGTAATTCAGACTGCACTTGGTAGTTTCCTATCGCCTTTTTTAGAAAAGACACATGAAACACAGGGTGAATTCTAGCTGTCTCCGGTAACTTCAAGCGGTAAGCTACAGTTCCCACGCGACCAATGATTTCAAAAGGCCCATAATACCTTGCAGACAATTTGGCATTAATTCTGGATAGGACAGATTTTTGTCTGTGAGGTCTCAATTTCAAAAACACCCAATCTCCTATGTCGAAATTGCATTCTTTCCTTTTAAGGTCAGCCTGATTTTTCATACGCTCCTAGGCCCTCTGTAAATGGTGTTTGAGCTGTTTCAAAGCCTCATCTCTGTCTAAAATCTCCCGTTGAACAACTTCCACTCATATTTCCCCTTGAGATCCCCGTATTAACGATGGGGGCTTCCTGCCATACACCACTTCAAAAGGAGTGGTTTGTGTGGACTCATGGAATGTAGTATTGTACCAATACTCCACCCAAGGTAGCCAATGACACCATTCTTTAGGTTGATCAGTCACAAAACAACGCAGGTATGTCTCGAGGCAGCGATTGATGACTTCCGTTTGACCATCCGATTGTGGGTGATAAGTTGTTCCCATGTTTAGAGTCGTGCCCTGCAACCTGAAAAATTCTTTCCAGAATTGACTCATAAAAATGGGATCTCTGTTGCTCACAATTGAGATAGGAACACCGTGTAACCTCACTATTTCTTTCACAAACACCTCAGCCAAAGTTTTTGCAGTATAAAGGTGTTTTAACGGAATAAAATGAGCATATTTAGATAGTCTATCCACTATGACAAATATAGCTTCATACCCTTTAAATTTTGGCAACCCCGTGATGAAATCCATCGAAATATCATCCCATACTCGCGCTGGAATGGGTAGTGGCTGCAAGAGCCCTCCCGGGGACGTCGCAAGATACTTCTGCCTCTGGCACGTATCACAAGAGCGCGCATACTCTTGAACTCTTCTTTTCATGCCTCTCCAGTACAAATTAGTTGCCATCGTTCGGTATGTTCTATAATACCCTGAATGTCCGCCTTGAGGGGTTGAATGGTATTCTTCCAACAACTTTGGGATCCAAGCAGAATTTTCGGAAAGCACCAATATGCCCTTGTAGAAAAGAGCCCCTTGTCTATACTCAAATCTCGCCGCCTCTTTTTCTCCCCTATTGATCTGGTCAATAACTTCCTTAAGCTTAATATCATTATGGACTTCCGAAAGGACAATATGGCAATCCAACCACATTGGAAAATGTGTTAACACTCGCAATTCTCCCTCGTCTATCTTCCGAGATAAAGCATCCGCCCCTTTGTTTTCACTTCCCGGTTTATAAACAATGTCAAAGTTGTATCCTAACAATTTAGCCATCCAATTTTGTTGACTCCCTGTGATGACCTTTTGCtgcaataattgttttaaacttttatgatCTGTAGTGACCAAAAATTTTTTGTCCAACAAGTAAGGACGCCAATGATTTATAGCCAAAGCAATTGCCATCAACTCTTTCTCATAAGCTGATTTGCTCAGATTTCTTGTTCCCAAAGCCTTGCTGAAAAAAGCTATTGGGTGTTTATTGTCACTCTGAATCTTTTTGCAATTCCTATAAATAGAAACTCGCTCTGCACATTGTTAAATATtgtttagatattgtttgatattattaagatattgttagatattattaatcacaatatcaaacaatatcttctatttactctatttattttcagttactctttttaattgtacatctctctattataaatagattatccTATGTGTAGTTTATACACAAGGAAGATTAATCTTAacccctattttctttattctcaacacaCATAAAAACTTGACGAAACATCCACGAAAGACTCATTTGCATGCATAAGCCCTTATTCTTTCCTTCGTTAAGGCTTCTACTGCTTGATAAACTTTGTCTATTAGACAACTTGTAAAAGAGTATGCTTTCATTATATATCCTTCATGTTTGTGTGAGGTTAGATTTTAGGCAATGAGTGATTGTATTTCATATACATTCAGTTGAGTGTGAAACCtagtaaaaacattttattattgtatagtCACGGAAGACTTTATGTATTTAGTCAGGAGAGACATTCTGTACTCACCACTAAACTCAAGGGAGTTTAGTAGATGGTCTCGAAagactttatttatttatgtaacgCAGAAGTGACACTAAAAATTACTTGTAAACAATTGATTGTTTAGTGGAACCCTTTGCAATTTGCACCGAAGGGATGAATCAGTATATAAACCAAAGTATTCATTGTATCTTTTTATTACTCATGTAGTGTTTCTCTTAGTGTCTTTGTAGTCCGAAAGAACATTGTAAAAACCTTTTGAGaacactttaaaatttatagacAACCCCCTTCATACGTCTAATTGAACGACTTGAGAAAATCTTCAACATAATGTTTCAGCTCTACTTAAACCCTCATTTCAGAACTAACCTTTTCTTTGATGTGGGAGCTGGTCGAAGAAGAAGAGTGTCCCACCTTAGACAAATGCCCAGGAAACTATGTCGTATtagtgttttcttttcttttttttttaagttagaaCGGTAGTAAATCTCAAGTTTGTCTTAACCTTTTCTAAAGAGTGCTACGTAGCATGTCCAATGGCTAGTGTAAGTGCTTAATCTCcatgaaaaatgttattattttttttctcatagaTTGAAATAAACTCATCATATTGAGATTAGTTAACATCATAGATAAATGGTGGCGTTATATCACTTATAATTTATCTCATCAGATTAAGTTCCCGATAACTATGTAACTAAAACTTGGCATAATAGAAGATACCTTATCCACTTTGTTTCCAACAAGCATCTTGATGCATTCTGAATTTGTTGAATAAAGTTCTATTTCCTTTGACCATATTTCAGAGAGATTCGTAAACGTTTCCCGCCGAGTTACATCATAAACTGCATCagtttgagaaaaataaaaatcccgtaaaatttaaaaatatatctccAGGAAGTTCTATTTCCTTATTTCCAAATCAATGCATCATTCCTACTAACAACAGCTAAATTAACTTAATAAGCCAAAGCATGATATATgtaggaaatttttttttataagcaGAGAAAAGTGGACATAAAGAAGCTTATCTTTACCCTGTGCTTTCATACAGGCACCTTCACCTTTCATTTCATCCCTATATTAATCCTATATCGGTGGCCCCTTCTGTTAAATAGAGTTAAGTCGCTTATGAAAATAATCATGTCCactaaattgttttatatttttataaatcacttttttagaaaaattttaaaaagtaaaattaatcgAGAATTCATAAAGGAAGGTAAAACAGACTTACTTTCATGTTTGGTGGCTTCAACAATCATTGGTTAGTATGTAAGGTATGATATTTTTGgcgaattaaatatttttctcttcatttcttatTACGTAAGGGAAGAGATTTCAATCCAGTTTTTGCTTAAATACACTAAAAAGTCTGAAACTATTGCTAAGAAAAAGACTTACTTCCAATTCAAGCAAAAATGGCAGAGAAATTAGTTCAGATAGTGAAAGATGAATGGGTAGCAAAGCCTAACTCCAAGGGCCTGCACAGGTCAACATTTTAGACCCTTGGTAAGACATTTGAAAAGTTTATTGCAGCAGTTTATTTACAAGTTAGTAAATTTGGCCCccacgcaaaaaaaaaaaaaaaaaaaaagccagaGCTTCATGACTCAGCTTTCGGATGCCTGCAAGAAGTTGTTGAGTTCTTTACATCCTTTGGTAAGTCTTTGAATTCTTTATACAAAGTGCTTTTGAGCAGCTAAAGCTTCTTCACAAGTACCTAGATTTACTTGTTTGTTCTTGGTCTGATATGTTCCATGAAGATAAACTTACCTGATATGGTTTTTTGTAAGCATGAACTTGAAAATGGACCAGCGATGATTTTCCTTTACTCTTTTCTCAACTAAGAAATAACTCATTGGACAATgtgatttacaaaattaaaaaataaaccaaTGATCTagattcattttaaataaatggcCCTGATTCAGTCACTGTTACTGACTTAAACCAAGTTAATAAAAGGGTCTATGGACATAATACGAGGAGTTTGAGGACTAACCACAAAGTAAAAGTTGAAGACTTCAATTATAAAAGTTGTATAGTTCAAGCTGGCAGTTTACAGTTTTTCCTTTATTATTTACTGAACAATGTCTTCTATCATTTATCAATCAATGTATAGTTAAGCTCTCTAAGCAACGTGAATGCTTTTCAACTCTCACAATGATATGTTGAAGTGATATTCATGCAAATTCAAAACATTTCAcccaattaataaatatgactGGGAGGGTGGTGAATGAGAAGACAGAGAATTGAAACTCACCCATAATGATCCCTTGTGCCCCTCGGTAATAAGAACTCGTTAATGTTCTGAATCTCTCTTGACCAGCTGCATAATTAAATCACACCACATCATTATCCATACTTAGCACTACTATACTGAGCAAAAATTTGCAGAAACATAATCTTATAAACTGGAACatcaatcataaataaatagacATAGGTGAAAACCTGTGTCCCAAATGGCTAGCTTCAGCCTTTTCCCTTCGATGTCCAAAAACTTTACCTTAAAGTCAACCCCTACATTGAGACATCAAACAAACAAGATATAAAAGCATGAACCTCTAGATcaccttgttttttttttcaaacaatcaGAGGGCATTATGCATAAACAAGAACAATAGTGACATTTCACACTGAATAGCAAACTGTAGCATTAGCAATCCTATGGCCTGTGACAATGACAATGATATGCGTAACCCATGATTAAAAAACAAAGGAACACGAGTTACGGAAATGTgcaaaaaataagtataaatatatatataaacgaaCCAATTGTGGGAGAAAGATCTTCAAAGGAATCAGAAGTGAAACTGAGGAGGAGACTACTCTTGCCAACACCCGAGTCCCCAATCATCAACAACTTAAACAAATAGTCGAATTCCGGGGATGAATCCATCGCACTGATTCAACGATCAAATagcaatttaaaacaaaataatcaaacGCACATTTGATTCTGAAACTCATTTGATCAATAAGAAAAATGTGCATTGACATCAAAATAGTGATTAAAAAAACAGAGAGAAATTAGCATACCTAAGATTATTTAGAGAAACAAAGAACTGGTAGCAGAGGAATTCAGAATGCAACAATAACAAGGAAAATAAAACGGAACTTTGTCCGAATTACCGGGTCACCGttccactttttttctttttttctccccTTCAGACACTCAATTTTTTCTAATCATTATCATTATTCTGAGATTTAATTTTTGTCACTATCACTCACTCGCCACCATTACCATGACAAACATTGAacaaatcactaaaataaattgcaagatttaacaaaaaaagagagagacTAAATAATCAATGCATTGTTTGATAATGAGTAAGATAAATTAAAGGTTTtgagtttaatttatttgaattgttagtatatttttaagaaaattattaaaaaatcaataaatttattatgtgtgtactatttgttcaaaattcaaatagaCATAATTACTGTTTATCTtccatgtatttttttttttggtacgGAATAGAAATTTAactaaaagattaaaacatttgaaagtaataaaagaaagtgaattggaataattaaaatattgatgttCCTCGATGGGTATACGTGGCAGCCATTTTTTTCTGTAAGTGGTATGAGATGCTGccaaacttttatacttaaacATATTAGTATATTCAGgcttttatgtattaattttttttatcgacaagCTTATGTCCTCATTTATATtatacaagatatttattcattAAAGATTTACCACTATATTGCTTAGAATTCCATTTCCTTTTGCGGCTTTTGGGTTCAAAAATTACGAAAATCTTCAACATAACTAAGTTACAATcaaatttagaatattttaagaaaagtactcaaaaatttattaaatcttttctatattttaagaataattgcTACATAAGAAATAATAAACTAGATCTGGATAGAAGGTCAATTGCATAAACTTCTGCATTAAGACAATAATAgactaataaattatatatatatatatatatatatatatatatatatatatatatatatatatatatatatatataatagtaagtGTATTTTTATGCAtagtgtgagtgagtgagtttataatattttttaaagaattaatgtaatatatataataaaatataaatgttattgATACAAAGTATTGATAGATTTTGTCGATGATTTatttccaaaaagaaaaaatagatcttcatattttagtcttttctccttatatttttttagtaaatatctAGCTTGACTAGTAAAAAATTGAGGAAGTGGCGAgttgatttttatataattttttctcgcattttaatattagaaaaaaaaatcaaagtttcGTTTGAAAATTGTTGAAATGAAGTCAAGATCATTAGTAATTTCTTGATAAATAGACTTTCATCTGTGTTTTAAAAGGCTGTTGTTTAACATTAAGTACTTTATTAATACATTAAGTTCACTTTAACAACTAACATGATTGGAGAGAGAAGTTAAAATAAGCTTTAGTGATGGAAGAACCACAGTCAATACAAacatcattgaaaaaaaaagaatgctAACCAGTGTTCTAAGGACACTGATTAAGgaataataaatgtgttttgatatcatcatttttacattaaaaactgaaataattaaatacagtaattaaaatagtataaatgcacataatcaattttataaagacaaaaataccaTTTTAAATGTGTAGACAATAACTTACTATTACAAAacaagattttgaaatttttaaggtctactaaaaagaaaaaaaaatcaattaagtcttaaattgacactttaattattccttttttgtaacatttttaaatgtttaacactattttttttgttggtttttctgttaatttatactttcttatgttattttttttttaagttttagatgtttaacactatttttttgttggttttttgttaatttaaattttcttatatctaatttttagcaacattaaaatatatttattttattatttaattagtttttaaattttatttgtgaacattaaataaaatattaaatacacatgtacaatatttatgggcatttttgtcttttaaagaaaataaagttgcattaatgattattaggtcaggttttatttaatattacacttATCTATGTACTTTTTTAGGAtccaatgtatattaattatccttaaccaGTGCCCTAAGGGCACTGGTTAGCAAGATCCTTGAAAAAAGGAGAATGCTAACCAGTGCCCTTAGGACACTGGTTAAGGAATCATTAATGTGCATTGGtactataatttttacattgaaaactgaaataattaaatacattaattaaaatagtataaatgcatattacatatttttaaagacaaaaatatccttttaatttttagacaATATGTTTTTTATACAATTAGGACTTTGGAATTTTTAAAGTCTCTACtcaaaattgatactttaattattatttttttataattttagatgttcaacactatttttttttctgatttttttgttaatttcaacttttttatgtttaattatatttaaacattaaaatacatttattttattattttattatttttattaataaatattaaataaaatattaaatacatatgTACATCACTTAtgggtatttttgtcttttaattaaaataaaattgcattaatagTTGTTAGGTcagattttaattaatatcacACTTAACTATGTACTTTTGTAAAATTTCGTGTATATTAACTATCCTTAATCAGTGCCCTTAAGACACTGGTTAGTAAGACCCttgaaaaaaataggaaattaaTGATGATTTGGAAttgttgttatatttaaaaagtagatttttgtcataattttttttatgtaaatgtGAAATTCAATTAAAGTGTTGTAATCAAGTATGATAGCGAGGAGACGATAGGAAATGGTTTCATTATCTCACATAGTAACGAGTATATTTATACTTTGCccatattcattttattattgttcccatatcaattaatttttctataaaaaaataaaaaagactttaaaaaaatacaatattaacaaatattcGATATAAAAAACGACATGCATATTCTCTTGTCTTCAATGccaactatttaaaaaaaattatcattgtatataTTTGAGAtcataatatcaaataataaatagataaaagtgaaaaaattatataaaatacttcataattattgataaataaaacttaacgacggacaaaatatttataaattttgaaatattaatgaaataaaattgataaagttaaaaagtattttaaaaaagttatagaaaaaacaaatgttcaaatttaaaataattcaaatgtcTCTTTTACTAATCTCTTTTCTTATAcaccaataaaaattatattaaatgaaattggacagagaaaaaatattgaactaataataattcaaatttaaacataaatatttcatcttttaaaatttaatctacATTGGATGTTGTAAACAAGATTTATgacaataacattaaattattatattatagtaaataaaagatttttataCAAAAGTGATGGTGAAATTACATTTATgataatgaattagaaaataaaaataaatatataaaaaaatcattgaaatagtattttacataataaaaataaacaagtaaaattattaagaagtaaaaatgattaaatgatATGATACactattgaataaaattgcaaaaagaaaaaaatgtatacttAATGGTGTGAtcagatgaaaaataccttgaaattttaagaaagttttctagatataaaatattcaaactattGAGAggtaatgaaaattgttttagcaaaatagtacttttttcaaataaaacaaaaattaaggaccaaagagaataaaaaaaagttttcatattatctagtaaaTGAAGTATTTACATGATTCAACACTTGAAATTGAGAGTCAAAATTTCTTATGTGATAAGagataaacaataaataaaaatattaaggagTAAAAAGTATCAAATGTGAGACctgaaatctttttttttttactgaaattGATAATACATAATCAAACATAATCACAAAAAAGAAtgtgtaatcaaatttgtgatAAGAGGAAAATACCTTGAAGAAAAGAGTTGATTTTGTAAATATAGATTTAATTAGTACTTTGATCTttatattaaagataaatatctaattattttaatattttttactccattgagtttcaaaattttgtttcaaatcgTGCAATGACCACCCTTTTGTTAAATTGACCTTAACATATATTTGGTGATGTCACGTGTCAATATCTtgaattagtattatttttttcttcttttttgattatttttcatccttcattttctctttctttctctcgaTAATACCCTTTCCATCTccttccttctcctcctctcCCATACCACCCTTCCatcttctttttcatctttcacACATAATCCAAACATAcagttaaattataaaaaacttaaGCAACTATTTGAAACACATGTATACATATGCATAatgagtgaatactttaaaaattttacattattcatAGTTGTACGACAAAGATGTTTAGCTTTAGGTTGTCTTATGCAATCTCTACCATAATGGACATATGTGTATAAACTAAGGCACCATCACTCTTACCTATATAGTATCATCCCATGGCTCCTTCATTGAATATGTACCTATATATGGTCATAGGAACCTCCATCGATGCGGTCATAGAATCATCGATATataattgtttcttctttctaaTATGAAGTTTTGTCCAATGTTTGTGTtgtacataaaaattaatttgaatatattatagGGTTAAAAAGTAATTCAAATGTAATAACATTTGTGCTAAGTTATATTTAAAGTGTTTGATGTTAGTCTAACAAGATTTCCAAGCTACCCTATGAAAGATATGATAGTTTGCACAAGGGTAATAACCTTGGATATCAACATACTAAACATAATATCACCATGACAATCCTTTTCCACATGAATTTCACCATAGGGAAAGGGGGAGGAATATGTTGGAAAGTTGTTAGTAATGCAAAATAACACACATCCATATGAAAATAGCTTATTGATAAACCCATCGAATACTGCAATCCTTCATCCCACAACAATCTTTAATCAACTTACTAAGATAAGTGTTTCTTGGACTAGAGactatcatataaaaaatatcacctTTGTGCTTTAGGTAAGTTATAAATAACTAGAAAAATATGACATGAATTATGATTTATACTTAAATTCCAATTGTAGGTAGTCAAACCTATagatttctcattttatttccaaattaattatcaaccttaacaattcaaattcaagttCTCATTTTATTTGCAAATAATCACTTAGATAATAAAGCAATTAATATTCATCAaccttaaaattattaatagcTAGGTAAATTTAGTTGAACTAGcataaaatagaatttttgtaGCTTTAGGcatataattatacatatattattgtGCAAAACATTCAACCTCaacattttgaattatattttccaATCATCTTATAACTAAATGGACAACCTCTTTAGATTGGTAGTGTCTTTGCAAATCTAACAATTCACCATGTCATGTTCATGTTGTATAATTTTGAAGAAAGTAATGGCATAAAAGAGGCTCCATAATCTTTGCAATATGTCGTCTTTTTCCATTCAAACATTTTACAATGGATACCTAATCCTTACTCCATCACAATTGCTACAAATATTGTttcactaaattattttattcctcTGCCATACTCATCACTTCAGTGTGCTAAATTAATGTAACTTCAATTCATAATTACCTTCTATATAGATTGATGTGAAATTTCATCAATATgcactaatttttttaacattacgtttaatatcttttcttttaGTGTCACCATTATATGGTATTTTCAGTTTTGTCTTACTATTGTGAACATAATCAACTTTATCCcatctttttaaaaatgaatcaaTATAGTTTCTTTCATCAAAATGACAACATTATAATTACGATAAGTGACATGAGCAACAAATGATATCTAGCTGACTTATTGATAGAATTATAATTTgtctaaattaataattaaaatagtttctattatgaattgatttctaaattggtcactaacattagctaatAACAAGGTTTTGACCAacataattggtttctaaattgtttACTATCCTTGGGTGCCAGGTTTTGGTTACCaaaataattgatctctaattataaaattgatttctaaattagtctctaacatatttttggttactaaatttttcattatttaagagttttcttgtaatggtatttttataatgacaataatttatattttgtatgttgacaactttagtacaataatttatattttgtatgttgACAACTTGagtacatatagttttaatttggattcaaaCCAAtcgtatatttattatgtttttaagaattattatacatttttcaatattcatatatcaggTATCTACActagtaataaatatataatagtaataataatgtcattaaatataacaataaataataattagtaataataatattaattattaataacacACACAAtcgtaataaatatataatagtaatattaaatataacaataaataataattaataataataatattaattattaataataatttcaaataatagaaattattaataaaaaataataataatttaatataatttattaaataatagtttttaaaatttaatatttttaactaactcaaaaatcattttatataattttatcatcaaATGTATTTTAGTAATCttcaattttattcattataaatttttattttatctattacatCACCTACtaatcttacaaaattaatctctaaattcATTTACTTTATCCTctaaattcactaaaaaaacaCAGAAGTCCATTAATCAAATTCTCACACGTTcatcttcacattttttttttctctaaatccATCTTCTCATATAAACACACATCTGATAACATTctacttaaatataattttaattaaacaagAGCATCAATTAGTTTTTCTAAgtctaaaataatattcaaatttcataaacgaacccaactaaaatttaaaatcaaataagtgCGCACCTATCAAACGGTGTATTCATGTGTAAAGCTGCATCCTGGCACAGAAAAAAGTGTGTCACATAAAACATTGATACATCAATCCTACATGTCACCCAAAAGAAATGAAACGTGTCGGTGGCAGCTTTTGATTCCCCGTGTCAATTCCACCGCACGAGACGGTGGTCTGCACCCAATTGCTACTTTAAAAACAAACTAATAAATACGCATCTTAAGATATTGAAATCAGATTCATTCTAAAAtctaaaaacagaaatataCAAAATACTGCAACCTCTATTTATTTGGTATTTATTGGcactaaaatgaaaaataaataaatcaattttgtctaTAAAGTAAGagttatacaaataaataaaataaaaacaccatTTTGATTTTGTGAATGTATTATTCCATTCCATGACATGAGcaaggaaaaggagaagaagaaaagagaagagagaaagaaaagggtGGGAGAGCGCGAGTAACGGCCGCAGTGGGACTTTGACAGGCGCACCAGACAAAACAAAACGAACATGCAAGTATCTTTGAATTTACAACCTGGTCCCACCCAAACctactttaatattttcttaatttttaattttcctcTTTCTTACACCCCCACCCTTCCCTCTTGTGAAACGCGCACACCGATATGCAAATAGCAGTGCAACACGCACTTTCTTCCACCTCCACCTCAACCTATCACATCACAGAACCACCACTCTGTGCTTATTTTCTCCACACGCCACCACCACAATCTCTTCCAACGTTAACAAAATCAAAACCATCCACATCTGTTCCATTCATACCATGGAATCCGACAAAACAACCTTTGCAGCTCTGTTCCTCACCACCCTCAAGCGC
Encoded here:
- the LOC114162927 gene encoding ras-related protein RABC1-like, coding for MDSSPEFDYLFKLLMIGDSGVGKSSLLLSFTSDSFEDLSPTIGVDFKVKFLDIEGKRLKLAIWDTAGQERFRTLTSSYYRGAQGIIMVYDVTRRETFTNLSEIWSKEIELYSTNSECIKMLVGNKVDKESDRVVTKKEAVDFARECGCLFIECSAKTRVNVQQCFEELVLKILDTPSLIAEGAKSKKNIFKDKPANDATTSCC